AGCCGCCACCCCGGCTAACAGCAGTCGTCCGACTTTCTTCATGATTTTATCCTTATAATTTGCGACTCACAGCAGAAGCTGAACCCATCCAGAGTTCGTCACCAGAGCCATTGTCCTAGCCAAAACGCGGTAATATTTGTTCTTCAATTACCTTCCTGACCGATGCCCTGTGCGACGACGCACGGGAGCGGAAAAAGTCACCCACATTGGCCCGGTAACTGTTGTCAGGCCGCCGATCAATTTCCGGGACCCAGAGTGCATGATTGGTCGTGGCAAAATTCAGATCCGGATGCCCCAGAATCGCAATGGGTCCCATCGCCAGATTCTGTGCATCAAACAACCAGATTTCCTTGCCATTCCCAAGGCCATGTGTCGGTTGCTGACGCACCACGGCAGTAAAGAGGTAGCCATCCTGCTGAGAAGTTGCATTCGGCCGGGAAATAAACTGCGGTGTCCGCATCACGCAGTCTGCCGGAAACTGATAGGCATCCGTCAGAGTCATGGTGAGACAATCCAGATGCACCAGTGCAGAAGGCTGCGTTTCCTGCGGCAGTGAGTCATTGGTGAACAGACGATTCGGATAATCCTGATAAGCTTTCGCGACCCGCGACACAACATGCTCCGGCCGGTAACCAACAGCAGCCCAGTAAATATGCTCGAACGTTTCCGGGAACTGGAAATGGCCCTGATAGGCGGGATCGTTCATGTCCCAGAACAGCTGATCATCACGCAGTAACCGGAAGTCCGCATGGATCTCCCGCACTGCATCTGACTTCACCTGAATGCGGGTCCGGGTTAAGCCGCCCACATCCACCGGGGCGGCCGGATAGCCTGCAATCCTTGCAGAGACCCGTCCACCAAAATGCAGCCGGTCCCAGGTATATTGCGGCTCCGATTTATCCATTGCGCCAAGATACTGGCCATACAGGGTAATTTCGTGGTCATGGTCATCGTAATTACACATAACATCTGAGGTATCAAAATCCAGCTCAAGATAATCTGCGATAACCTGTGTCTTTCCCGCCAGCAGATCTTTTTTGCGGATCACCCAGACCGGCGTCCGGTGTTTTTGCGGCTCGACACTGCGAATTCCGATCATGCGCAGTGGCTCAACCTGAGCAGCCGTTTCAAAAACCAGGATATGGTGGCGTGTTACTCCCAGCGAATGCGCGGTTGCCGCGATAAATGCCGGGCGGCCATCGCGGCCCATCACCTGCCAGCGCTGCAAGGCCCCTTTCTGATCCCATTTGATTAAATGAATGAAGCCGTGACGCGTCCCAAGTTTCCCAATATTGCCGCCGTAATTGATGGTGAAGCAGTCATTGGTTTCCAGATCAAAATAGGGATGTCCCGTGGTCCGGACTTGCGGGAATAACCATTTCTCCGGCGTCAGTACATCCATCAGTGGCGGCAGGCTGCTTTCCCATTCGTCGTAATGACCGATCGGCGTAACCAGTTCGAGTGACTGAGCATCAAACTCGTAAGGCACGCCGCCTTCAAAACTCAGGGCAAAACGCTTGTTCCCCATGTAATTTGGTGCCGTATTGCAGGTATTTACAAACCCCATCGTTGGGCTGTAGTACGCCATCCCCCCCATAAGTTTGAAGCGGTCCGGCCAGCTGTCGATATGCTGCTGCATCAGCACTGATGGGGTATTGATCATTTTTCGGATAAAGCGGACACCCTGCTGGGAGAGATCAATCCGGGTCAGTGCGCCCCGGCCACTGGGCGTAAAATGCCCTTCTTCGAGGGGGATACCTTCGGCAAAAAAGACATGCCCGTGGATGTCATCCGGAAGCTGACCGGACAGTACAGACAACTCACCTGAACGGTCAGTGAGGTGCGCATCCATGATACGCTGCGGAAACGATGATGAAGACTCTGCACTCATCGTCATGCCGCTGACCGGTACCATCGCAGCGCCCGCCAGC
This DNA window, taken from Photobacterium sp. CCB-ST2H9, encodes the following:
- a CDS encoding carotenoid oxygenase family protein gives rise to the protein MRRRTFLKGLAGAAMVPVSGMTMSAESSSSFPQRIMDAHLTDRSGELSVLSGQLPDDIHGHVFFAEGIPLEEGHFTPSGRGALTRIDLSQQGVRFIRKMINTPSVLMQQHIDSWPDRFKLMGGMAYYSPTMGFVNTCNTAPNYMGNKRFALSFEGGVPYEFDAQSLELVTPIGHYDEWESSLPPLMDVLTPEKWLFPQVRTTGHPYFDLETNDCFTINYGGNIGKLGTRHGFIHLIKWDQKGALQRWQVMGRDGRPAFIAATAHSLGVTRHHILVFETAAQVEPLRMIGIRSVEPQKHRTPVWVIRKKDLLAGKTQVIADYLELDFDTSDVMCNYDDHDHEITLYGQYLGAMDKSEPQYTWDRLHFGGRVSARIAGYPAAPVDVGGLTRTRIQVKSDAVREIHADFRLLRDDQLFWDMNDPAYQGHFQFPETFEHIYWAAVGYRPEHVVSRVAKAYQDYPNRLFTNDSLPQETQPSALVHLDCLTMTLTDAYQFPADCVMRTPQFISRPNATSQQDGYLFTAVVRQQPTHGLGNGKEIWLFDAQNLAMGPIAILGHPDLNFATTNHALWVPEIDRRPDNSYRANVGDFFRSRASSHRASVRKVIEEQILPRFG